A single region of the Lacerta agilis isolate rLacAgi1 chromosome 9, rLacAgi1.pri, whole genome shotgun sequence genome encodes:
- the MOGS gene encoding mannosyl-oligosaccharide glucosidase: MARERRRPGPEAGRRPAEKGPPRAAAAAAAAAGARRLRGGGGGSGGPPGHPRASRSRLVALVALVSLALGLAAVGYGVGARRWRAARVLTLHPAPRILDANSSGPAAEPRRFWGSYRPQVYFGMKARSPRSPVAGLMWMHQLEGDVRLRHTCEQSDGLPRYGWLLHDGVNFGVQEIQDVGLSLQTEFVKRPGGQHGGDWSWRVTVRPERTGPPAPFISLLFYVATDGQGSLQPVVEQKTGRLASLTGTTEELGHFTITFQQPTNEAGTAPLYASYNYLQAKAEGLQRLSDVVKASLTPRFTFAPPGAPKRRYFGVDAYHSPAGERALPHSQLLVHQVTVSLPCRLEILFESGSAGDRAGRLAGEALSQELGRHTAAFERRFEEAFGLARKGFSPPEQSFARAALSNMLGGMGYFHGRSLVQSPHAELPQPYPEAPLFTAVPSRSFFPRGFLWDEGFHQLLLARWDAALSREVLAHWLDLMNAEGWIPREQILGAEARAKVPAEFVVQHSSAGNPPTLFLALRQLLAQEALETDYLRRLYPRLQSWYDWYNSTQAGPLPFTFRWRGRDQDTQAFLNPKTLTSGLDDYPRASHPSEDERHLDLRCWMAVASGVMAEVAMRLGEPAEEYRRMAEALSDGQLLDQHHWAEALGTFADYGNHTQAVALEREKLRPPPPGQPLPTPRLLRVVRKPPRLQFVGGAFGYVSLFPLLLQLLRPDSPRLGSLLTDLRSERKLWTPFGLRSLSRSSPFYLKHNTEHDPPYWRGPVWVNINFLAVRALQHYGRLEGPFREQAATLYRELRANVVGNVYRQYLESGYVWEQYHDGTGKGQGCYPFTGWSALVVLMMAEEY, encoded by the exons ATGGCCCGCGAGCGGCGGCGACCAGGACCCGAGGCGGGGAGGCGCCCGGCGGAGAAGGGGCCCcctcgggcggcggcggcggcggcggcggcggccggggcGAGGAGgttgcgcggcggcggcggcggtagcGGCGGGCCCCCGGGGCATCCGCGGGCTTCTCGGTCCCGGCTGGTGGCGCTGGTGGCGCTGGTCTCGCTGGCGCTGGGCTTGGCGGCCGTGGGCTACGGCGTCGGGGCGCGGCGCTGGCGGGCGGCCCGCGTGCTCACCCTGCACCCGGCGCCGCGCATCCTGGACGCCAACAGCAGCGGCCCCGCGGCCGAGCCCCGCCGCTTCTGGGGCTCCTACCGGCCGCAGGTCTACTTCGGCATGAAGGCGCGCAGCCCCCGCTCGCCCGTCGCAG GCCTCATGTGGATGCACCAGCTGGAGGGGGACGTCCGGCTGCGCCACACCTGTGAGCAAAGCGATGGCCTCCCGCGCTACGGCTGGCTGCTTCACGACGGCGTCAATTTTGGGGTGCAGGAGATCCAGGACGTTGGCCTCAGCCTGCAGACGGAGTTTGTGAAGCGGCCTGGGGGGCAGCATGGGGGAGACTGGAGCTGGAGGGTCACGGTGCGGCCCGAG AGAACTGGGCCCCCGGCCCCCTTCATCTCTCTGCTCTTCTACGTGGCGACGGATGGGCAGGGGTCTTTGCAGCCTGTGGTGGAGCAGAAGACGGGCCGGTTGGCATCCCTGACGGGCACAACAGAGGAGCTGGGCCACTTCACCATCACCTTCCAGCAACCCACCAATGAGGCTGGCACAGCACCTCTCTACGCCAG tTACAACTACCTGCAGGCGAAGGCCGAAGGGCTGCAGCGCCTGAGTGACGTGGTGAAAGCCAGCCTGACCCCTCGCTTCACCTTCGCCCCGCCAGGAGCCCCCAAGCGCCGCTACTTTGGGGTGGATGCCTACCACTCCCCGGCCGGGGAGAGGGCGCTGCCCCACAGCCAGCTGCTGGTGCACCAGGTGACGGTGTCACTGCCTTGCCGCCTGGAGATTCTCTTTGAGTCGGGCAGCGCGGGCGACCGTGCCGGGCGGCTGGCGGGCGAGGCTCTGTCGCAGGAGCTGGGCCGGCACACGGCGGCCTTTGAGCGGCGCTTCGAGGAGGCCTTTGGCCTGGCCCGCAAGGGCTTCTCCCCGCCGGAGCAGAGCTTTGCGAGAGCCGCCCTCAGCAACATGCTGGGTGGGATGGGTTACTTCCACGGGCGCTCGCTGGTACAGTCGCCCCACGCCGAGCtcccccagccctacccggagGCGCCGCTCTTCACGGCCGTGCCCTCGCGCTCCTTCTTCCCGCGAGGCTTCCTGTGGGACGAGGGCTTCCACCAGCTGCTGCTGGCCCGCTGGGACGCAGCCCTCAGCCGAGAGGTGCTGGCGCACTGGTTGGACCTCATGAACGCCGAAGGTTGGATCCCGCGGGAGCAGATCCTGGGCGCAGAGGCCCGTGCCAAGGTGCCCGCGGAGTTTGTCGTTCAGCACAGCAGTGCCGGAAACCCCCCGACGCTCTTTCTGGCGCTGCGGCAGCTGCTGGCCCAGGAAGCTCTCGAGACGGACTACCTGCGGCGCCTCTACCCGCGGCTGCAGAGCTGGTACGACTGGTACAACAGCACACAGGCTGGGCCTCTGCCCTTCACCTTCCGCTGGCGTGGCCGCGACCAGGACACCCAGGCGTTCCTGAACCCCAAGACACTCACCTCCGGCCTGGACGACTACCCGAGGGCCTCGCACCCCTCTGAGGACGAGCGGCACCTGGACCTGCGCTGCTGGATGGCCGTGGCCTCGGGCGTCATGGCGGAGGTGGCCATGCGGCTTGGGGAGCCGGCCGAGGAGTACCGGCGCATGGCGGAGGCGCTGTCGGACGGGCAGCTGCTGGACCAGCACCACTGGGCCGAGGCGCTGGGCACCTTTGCAGACTATGGCAACCACACGCAGGCGGTGGCCCTGGAGCGCGAGAAGCTGCGCCCCCCTCCTCCGGGGCAGCCCCTGCCCACGCCGCGCCTGCTGCGGGTGGTGCGGAAGCCGCCCCGGCTGCAGTTTGTGGGGGGCGCTTTTGGCTACGTGAGCCtcttcccgctgctgctgcagctgctgcgcCCCGACTCGCCGCGCCTGGGCAGCCTGCTGACCGACCTGCGCAGCGAGAGGAAGCTCTGGACGCCCTTTGGGCTGCGCTCTCTGTCGCGCTCCAGCCCCTTCTACCTCAAGCACAACACGGAGCATGACCCCCCGTACTGGAGGGGCCCGGTGTGGGTCAACATCAACTTCCTGGCCGTGCGGGCTCTGCAGCACTACGGCCGCCTGGAGGGGCCCTTCCGGGAGCAGGCGGCCACCCTGTACCGGGAGCTGCGCGCCAACGTCGTGGGCAACGTCTACCGGCAGTACCTAGAGAGCGGCTACGTCTGGGAGCAGTATCACGACGGCACAGGAAAGGGCCAAGGGTGCTACCCCTTCACGGGCTGGTCGGCCCTGGTGGTGCTCATGATGGCCGAGGAGTACTGA
- the WBP1 gene encoding WW domain-binding protein 1 produces MERRRPPPGREAQAGWAALLGRERQAREFCPGVNDQPYVCETGHCCGETGCCIYYYELWWFWLLWTVLILFSCCCAYRHRRAKLRLQQQQRQREINLIAYHGACNYPPSMMDLRMLASFKLPAYEEVAHRPTTPPPPYSAILGGSASRLGSSTLTLTGSSENYTSCSCESSCLTSPSSTSLSATEASTPSEGEADAEGAGGCSSSTGGSWELAGKLAPCPAPPKHALFSSSVELFEGDSRRVSDSDEGPDAADEGEHFRHRRLTGDSGIEVGRGQDEDEPAGEDSEEEAAHLLGKGVPCSPPGSEAQSLCAGQAEGDPEELAASSPTLPV; encoded by the exons atGGAGCGGAGGAGGCCTCCGCCCGGAAGGGAAGCGCAGGCCGGGTGGGCCGCCTTGCTCGGCCGGGAGCGGCAG GCGCGAGAGTTCTGCCCCGGGGTGAACGACCAGCCGTACGTGTGCGAGACGGGTCACTGCTGCGGGGAGACGGGCTGCTGCATCTACTACTACGAGCTCTGGT GGTTCTGGCTCCTGTGGACTGTCCTGATCCTCTTCAGCTGCTGCTGCGCCTACAGGCACCGCCGCGCCAAACTgcgcctccagcagcagcagcggcagcgggagatcAACCTCATTGCCTACCACGGTGCCTGCAACTATCCCCCGTCCATGATGGACCTCA GGATGCTGGCTTCCTTCAAGCTGCCTGCCTATGAAGAGGTGGCCCATCGCCCGACCACCCCGCCACCCCCCTACAGTGCCATCCTGGGAGGCTCGGCCAGCCGCCTGGGCTCCAGCACGCTGACACTGACAGGCAGCTCGGAGAACTATACCAGCTGCTCTTGTGAGTCCAGCTGCCTGACGTCACCCAGCAGCACCTCTCTGTCGGCCACGGAGGCCAGCACCCCCAGCGAGGGCGAGGCGGATGCCGAAGGGGCCGGCggatgcagcagcagcacggGGGGCAGCTGGGAGCTGGCGGGCAAGCTGGCGCCCTGCCCCGCGCCCCCCAAGCATGCCCTCTTCTCCTCCAGCGTGGAGCTCTTCGAAGGCGACTCCCGGCGAGTCTCGGACAGCGACGAAGGGCCTGACGCCGCGGACGAGGGCGAGCACTTCCGCCACCGCCGGCTGACGGGCGACTCCGGGATCGAGGTGGGGCGCGGGCAGGACGAGGACGAGCCTGCTGGCGAGGACAGCGAGGAGGAGGCGGCCCACCTGCTGGGCAAAGGGGTCCCCTGCTCTCCCCCAGGCAGCGAGGCCCAGAGTCTGTGTGCGGGGCAGGCAGAAGGCGACCCCGAAGAACTGGCCGCCTCCTCACCTACGTTGCCTGTCTGA